The following coding sequences are from one uncultured Cohaesibacter sp. window:
- a CDS encoding TRAP transporter large permease subunit → MEAIAHSLDLLMFAAACVVLMLGFPVAFSLAGVALIFALIGWGFGAFEMSFLSALPQRIFGTMTNETLVAVPLFVFMGVVLERSKVAEELLDTMGRVLGSINGGLGIAVSIVGALLAASTGIVGATVVTMGLLSLPSMLKRGYSAELACGSIAAAGTLGQIIPPSIVLVILGDQLSNAYQKAQLDMGIFSPDPISVGDLFAGALIPGLMLVGFYIIYQIVIATVKPSVAPSIPEEERERVTATEVFHALLPPLVLILAVLGSILGGVATPTEAAAVGAIGAVLLAGYRLDEGHSKSIIAAAVALVVALMLSEFMDLRIARDHIEPRDLVAIIVAAICVLLLGLGILTALIRTYRNGVLKTVMEGTTEVTTMVFLILIGASLFSLVFRGLGGEEMIQEALSGMPGGAVGAMIAVMLLMFFLGFFLDFLEIVFVVVPMVAPVLLQMEMPNGETMSPIWLGIMMAVNLQTSFLTPPFGFALFYLRGVAPASVRTGQIYRGIIPFVFIQIAALLILWYFPDLTTWLPHLIYR, encoded by the coding sequence ATGGAAGCGATTGCTCATTCTCTTGATCTGTTGATGTTTGCAGCAGCATGTGTCGTGCTCATGCTCGGTTTTCCTGTTGCTTTCAGTCTTGCCGGTGTTGCTCTCATCTTTGCCTTGATCGGCTGGGGCTTCGGTGCATTCGAAATGTCGTTCCTGTCGGCTTTGCCACAGCGCATTTTCGGCACCATGACCAACGAAACGCTCGTTGCCGTTCCTTTGTTCGTCTTCATGGGCGTCGTGCTTGAGCGCTCGAAAGTGGCCGAGGAATTGCTCGATACGATGGGCCGTGTACTTGGGTCCATCAACGGCGGTTTGGGTATCGCCGTGTCCATCGTGGGGGCTTTGCTTGCCGCTTCTACCGGCATTGTGGGTGCAACCGTGGTGACCATGGGCCTGTTGTCCCTGCCAAGCATGCTCAAGCGTGGCTATTCTGCCGAATTGGCTTGTGGCTCGATCGCCGCAGCCGGTACACTGGGACAGATTATTCCACCATCCATTGTGCTTGTGATTTTGGGTGACCAGTTGTCTAACGCCTATCAAAAGGCGCAGCTGGATATGGGCATCTTTTCGCCGGATCCAATTTCTGTTGGTGACCTGTTTGCAGGCGCGCTGATCCCGGGGCTGATGCTTGTGGGCTTTTATATCATCTATCAGATCGTTATTGCGACGGTGAAGCCAAGTGTTGCACCTTCCATTCCTGAGGAGGAGCGTGAAAGAGTTACGGCAACTGAAGTTTTCCATGCCTTGTTGCCGCCGCTTGTTCTGATCCTTGCCGTTCTTGGTTCTATCCTTGGTGGTGTTGCGACCCCGACGGAAGCGGCTGCTGTGGGGGCTATCGGTGCCGTCTTGTTGGCCGGCTATCGTTTGGATGAAGGGCACAGCAAGAGCATCATTGCCGCTGCTGTGGCTCTGGTCGTTGCGCTTATGCTCTCGGAATTCATGGATCTGCGTATTGCTCGCGATCACATTGAACCGCGGGATCTCGTTGCGATTATTGTCGCTGCCATTTGCGTTCTGTTGCTGGGCCTAGGTATTCTTACCGCCCTTATCCGAACCTATAGAAACGGTGTGCTCAAAACCGTTATGGAAGGCACGACCGAAGTGACGACCATGGTGTTTCTCATCCTGATTGGCGCTTCGCTGTTTTCGCTGGTTTTCCGCGGCCTTGGCGGTGAAGAAATGATCCAGGAGGCACTCTCTGGCATGCCCGGTGGTGCTGTTGGAGCCATGATCGCGGTCATGCTCTTGATGTTCTTCCTCGGCTTCTTCCTCGATTTCCTTGAAATCGTGTTTGTGGTGGTGCCGATGGTAGCGCCGGTGCTGTTGCAGATGGAAATGCCGAATGGTGAAACCATGAGCCCGATTTGGCTGGGAATTATGATGGCTGTCAACTTGCAGACCTCGTTCCTGACGCCACCATTTGGCTTTGCACTGTTCTATCTGCGTGGCGTTGCTCCGGCTTCGGTTCGCACAGGGCAGATTTATCGTGGCATCATTCCGTTTGTCTTCATTCAGATAGCAGCGCTGTTAATCCTGTGGTATTTCCCGGATCTGACAACCTGGTTGCCTCATTTGATCTATCGTTGA
- the arsH gene encoding arsenical resistance protein ArsH has product MLGIALEAKDHLADPELLQTIDHSYLAGADDDGHPPRILLLYGSLRKRSFSRLVAYEAARLLTALGAECRTFDPSGLPLPDDADADHPKVQELRNLSAWAEGMVWVSPERHGAMTGIMKAQIDWIPLSLGAVRPTQGKTLALMQVEGGSQSFNAVNQMRILGRWMRMITIPNQSSIAKAFNEFGDDDRIKPSPFYDRIIDVCEELMKFTWMTRSRSDYLVDRYSERVETGQQLIDRVNMKKL; this is encoded by the coding sequence ATGCTAGGCATCGCACTGGAAGCCAAAGACCATCTGGCAGATCCCGAGCTTTTGCAGACTATTGATCACAGTTATCTTGCCGGCGCGGACGACGACGGGCACCCTCCGCGCATTCTCCTGCTCTATGGATCCCTGCGCAAACGATCCTTCTCTCGTTTGGTCGCCTATGAAGCGGCCAGATTGCTTACCGCTTTGGGTGCAGAGTGCCGTACCTTTGACCCTTCCGGCCTGCCCCTCCCAGATGATGCGGATGCAGATCATCCCAAGGTGCAGGAGCTGAGGAATCTCTCAGCTTGGGCAGAAGGCATGGTTTGGGTGTCCCCGGAACGTCATGGCGCGATGACCGGTATAATGAAAGCACAAATAGACTGGATCCCGCTCTCACTTGGCGCTGTGCGTCCCACTCAGGGCAAAACCCTCGCCTTGATGCAAGTGGAAGGTGGCTCTCAAAGCTTCAATGCTGTCAACCAGATGCGCATATTGGGGCGCTGGATGCGCATGATCACCATTCCCAATCAGTCTTCCATCGCCAAAGCATTCAATGAATTTGGCGACGACGATCGCATCAAACCATCGCCCTTCTATGATCGCATAATCGATGTGTGCGAAGAGCTGATGAAGTTCACATGGATGACCCGTAGTAGATCGGATTATCTGGTGGATCGCTATTCCGAACGCGTCGAAACCGGCCAACAACTGATTGATCGCGTCAATATGAAGAAGCTTTAG
- a CDS encoding metalloregulator ArsR/SmtB family transcription factor, whose amino-acid sequence MDISEATTAFAALSQPTRLDVFRLLIKAGKVGHLSGEMGQILGVKQNTMSTNLNILLRAKLIRNEREGRSVRYFADMEGIAALIDYLLRDCCGGASEQCHSIIEATCSLEQCDRSPTLGNQDIPPSTE is encoded by the coding sequence ATGGATATATCAGAAGCAACAACGGCTTTTGCAGCTTTAAGCCAGCCCACACGCCTCGATGTCTTTCGCCTGCTCATAAAGGCCGGCAAAGTAGGACACCTATCAGGAGAAATGGGGCAAATACTCGGTGTGAAGCAGAACACGATGTCTACCAATCTCAACATTTTGCTCAGAGCAAAACTGATACGAAATGAGAGGGAGGGAAGATCTGTTCGCTATTTCGCAGATATGGAAGGTATTGCCGCACTTATCGATTACCTGTTGAGAGACTGTTGCGGAGGAGCATCCGAACAATGTCATTCAATCATCGAAGCAACTTGCAGCCTCGAACAATGTGACCGCTCCCCCACCCTGGGCAACCAAGACATCCCCCCCTCAACAGAATAA
- a CDS encoding SPFH domain-containing protein: MDIMGFDIFVIVLVVLFILILLAGVKTVPQGYNFTIERFGAYTRTLKPGLSLIVPFIDRIGARMNMMEQVLDVPSQEVITKDNASITSDGVAFYQVMNAADAAYEVNNLEQALLNLTMTNIRTVMGSMDLDELLSNRDEINSRLLHVVDAAAAPWGVKISRIEIKDINPPRDLVEAMGRQMKAEREKRASILEAEGDRQSAILRAEGEKQSKILQAEGERQSQFLAAEARERQAEADAKATDVVSKAIAEGDIQAINYFVASKYVDTLGQVVKAPNQKVVMLPIEATSILGALGGIGELSKQAFGKDGSSSARPGRVPSIKDD; the protein is encoded by the coding sequence GTGGATATTATGGGATTTGATATTTTTGTTATCGTCCTTGTGGTGCTGTTTATTCTTATCCTGCTGGCCGGAGTTAAGACAGTTCCTCAGGGATATAATTTTACTATCGAGAGATTTGGTGCCTATACGAGAACTCTCAAACCCGGGCTTTCCCTGATTGTTCCGTTTATTGATCGCATTGGCGCTCGCATGAACATGATGGAGCAGGTGCTGGATGTTCCCAGTCAGGAAGTCATTACGAAGGACAATGCGAGCATTACCTCTGATGGCGTGGCCTTCTATCAGGTGATGAATGCCGCCGATGCCGCCTATGAGGTTAATAATCTGGAGCAGGCCTTGCTGAACCTGACAATGACCAACATCCGTACGGTAATGGGGTCAATGGATTTGGACGAGCTGCTTTCCAATCGTGACGAGATCAATTCCCGACTGCTGCATGTGGTTGATGCCGCAGCTGCTCCTTGGGGCGTGAAAATCTCCCGCATCGAGATAAAGGATATCAATCCTCCTCGTGATCTGGTTGAGGCTATGGGCCGTCAGATGAAAGCAGAGCGCGAAAAACGGGCGTCAATTCTGGAAGCCGAAGGCGATAGACAATCCGCCATCTTGCGGGCTGAAGGTGAAAAGCAGAGCAAGATTTTGCAGGCAGAAGGCGAGCGGCAGTCTCAGTTTTTGGCTGCTGAAGCGCGGGAACGTCAGGCTGAGGCAGATGCGAAGGCAACCGATGTTGTCAGTAAGGCGATTGCCGAGGGTGATATTCAGGCGATCAATTACTTTGTCGCCAGCAAATATGTCGATACGCTTGGTCAGGTCGTGAAAGCACCCAATCAGAAAGTGGTCATGTTGCCAATCGAGGCGACATCCATTCTCGGTGCTCTGGGGGGTATCGGTGAGCTGAGCAAACAGGCATTTGGCAAAGATGGTTCTTCTTCAGCTCGGCCTGGCCGCGTTCCCTCGATAAAGGATGACTAG
- a CDS encoding NfeD family protein — MIAHWVVMLGPWFWVVLGVLLLVLEILAPGTMFLWFGVAALVVGGLAFLFDFGWHSALILFAILSLVSVIAGRFILSKTAKSGTDKPLLNKRAEALVGDIYLLDEPITNGHGRVKVRDSYWRVRGPDCPAGSRVKVVGGEDTELDVELVN, encoded by the coding sequence ATGATTGCACATTGGGTTGTGATGCTCGGACCGTGGTTCTGGGTCGTTTTGGGCGTCTTGTTGCTGGTGCTGGAGATCCTCGCGCCGGGAACCATGTTCCTGTGGTTTGGCGTGGCCGCTCTGGTCGTTGGAGGATTGGCTTTTCTATTCGATTTCGGATGGCATAGTGCGCTCATTCTCTTTGCGATCTTGTCTCTTGTGTCTGTTATTGCAGGTCGTTTCATTCTGTCCAAAACCGCCAAAAGCGGAACAGACAAGCCTTTGCTTAACAAGCGTGCCGAGGCTTTGGTGGGGGATATTTACCTGCTGGACGAACCTATCACCAATGGCCACGGTCGCGTGAAGGTGCGCGATAGCTACTGGCGGGTGCGCGGGCCGGACTGTCCTGCGGGTAGCCGGGTCAAGGTGGTCGGCGGCGAGGACACCGAGCTTGATGTCGAGCTTGTCAATTGA
- the dmeF gene encoding CDF family Co(II)/Ni(II) efflux transporter DmeF, giving the protein MHIHHLDQWKHDHVFLDEKASTANEKRVFYVVLLTFVMMLIEISAGIIFNSMALLADGWHMATHAGALGLTVFAYRYARAHAKDDKFTFGVGKVEILGGYTNAILLGIVALFVAYESVDRMINPQDIAFNEAMAVAFLGLLVNIASVWLLGTDHHHHGHGHDHHHEDYHHHDHEASHHHHDDHHHDDHHHEGSHDRNLKGAYLHVLADALTSILAIAALLLGKLFGWTWTDALMGLVGAALIGQWSFMLMKETGGILLDKAGDQALPEKVKKRIEAHADNRVVDLHVWYVGANKYAAIVSLVTHYPRDPEHYKGLLEAIPQLAHITIEVIRCKEEACIEVSPEERIA; this is encoded by the coding sequence ATGCACATACATCATCTTGATCAATGGAAGCACGACCACGTATTTCTGGACGAAAAAGCCAGTACAGCCAATGAAAAGCGTGTATTTTACGTCGTCCTTCTGACATTTGTTATGATGCTGATCGAGATTTCAGCAGGCATCATATTCAATTCCATGGCACTTTTGGCGGACGGCTGGCACATGGCTACCCATGCGGGAGCATTGGGGCTAACTGTCTTTGCCTATCGCTACGCCAGAGCCCACGCCAAAGATGACAAATTCACATTTGGCGTCGGCAAAGTGGAAATCCTGGGGGGCTATACCAACGCTATTCTGCTCGGCATAGTCGCCCTTTTCGTGGCTTACGAGTCAGTAGATCGCATGATCAACCCGCAAGACATTGCATTCAACGAAGCGATGGCGGTTGCATTTCTGGGACTCCTGGTCAACATCGCCAGCGTCTGGCTATTGGGTACAGACCATCATCATCACGGCCATGGTCACGATCATCACCACGAGGATTATCACCACCACGACCATGAGGCGTCCCATCATCACCATGATGACCATCATCATGATGACCATCATCATGAAGGCTCCCACGATCGCAATTTGAAAGGAGCCTACCTGCACGTCCTTGCTGACGCTTTGACATCCATTCTGGCAATCGCAGCCCTGCTTCTGGGCAAGCTCTTTGGCTGGACTTGGACAGACGCCCTGATGGGACTGGTCGGAGCCGCTCTCATCGGCCAATGGTCCTTCATGCTAATGAAGGAAACAGGCGGAATCCTGCTTGACAAGGCTGGCGATCAAGCTCTTCCTGAAAAAGTCAAAAAGCGGATCGAAGCCCATGCTGACAACCGCGTCGTAGATCTTCATGTCTGGTATGTCGGGGCCAATAAATATGCGGCAATTGTTTCCTTGGTCACGCACTATCCAAGAGACCCCGAGCATTACAAAGGCTTGCTCGAAGCAATACCGCAGCTCGCACACATTACCATCGAAGTGATCCGTTGCAAGGAAGAGGCTTGTATCGAGGTGAGCCCCGAGGAGCGCATCGCCTGA
- a CDS encoding flagellar motor protein MotB, translating to MAKKKPQGGGGAPDWLVTFSDLMSLLVCFFVLIISFSIQDNQKLQVVAGSMKDAFGVKPVMRKAGMIEIEGMPVRQYIKEVAAVPQENDSDYAQERHDQRTKQGPEANTHDIEKTEIEKPRMFATAAASLRQAWQELPEITELSKHIIIEEQEDGLNIQLVDQDGRSMFAEGSKFPYDFTRRLIVAMAPVLANMPNRIQITGHTTASNVPVNTGYTGWELSADRANAVRSILMEHGLPADQIFSVVGKADSEPLFPNDPYLAANRRISILLMNEASPLPPTHQP from the coding sequence ATGGCAAAGAAAAAACCACAAGGTGGCGGCGGTGCTCCCGATTGGTTGGTAACCTTTTCCGACCTTATGTCCTTGCTCGTCTGCTTTTTCGTGCTCATTATCTCCTTCTCCATTCAGGACAACCAGAAACTTCAGGTCGTAGCAGGCTCGATGAAAGACGCGTTCGGTGTGAAGCCTGTGATGAGGAAGGCTGGCATGATTGAAATTGAAGGCATGCCGGTGCGCCAATATATCAAGGAAGTGGCCGCTGTTCCTCAGGAGAACGATTCCGACTATGCGCAGGAGCGTCATGACCAACGCACCAAGCAGGGCCCGGAAGCCAACACCCACGACATCGAGAAGACCGAGATCGAAAAGCCACGCATGTTCGCGACTGCTGCCGCATCGCTTCGACAGGCTTGGCAAGAGCTGCCGGAAATAACCGAACTTTCAAAGCATATCATTATTGAAGAACAGGAAGACGGGCTGAACATCCAGTTGGTGGATCAGGACGGCCGGTCCATGTTTGCTGAAGGATCGAAATTCCCCTATGACTTTACCCGTCGGCTGATCGTAGCCATGGCCCCTGTGCTGGCAAACATGCCCAACCGCATCCAGATTACGGGCCACACGACCGCCTCCAACGTGCCGGTCAACACGGGCTACACGGGCTGGGAACTATCAGCAGACAGAGCAAACGCGGTACGCTCCATTCTCATGGAACATGGCCTGCCTGCAGATCAGATATTCAGCGTCGTTGGCAAGGCAGATTCAGAGCCGCTCTTTCCCAACGACCCATATTTGGCCGCAAACCGGCGCATCTCCATCTTGCTAATGAATGAAGCCTCACCTCTGCCGCCCACCCATCAGCCGTAG
- a CDS encoding MotA/TolQ/ExbB proton channel family protein: MDIATLIGMVAATGVVLTAILMGGTLGQFIDIPSILIVVGGGLAATLIRFTLGGIGGAIITGGKVAFSGKAANPREMIEKITELADVARKSGPLGLEGVDVENPVLAKGVQFIADGYEPNFIRESMERERDLYIERLQEGKRFYKQLGDAAPAFGMIGTLVGLVQMLAAMDDPSAIGPAMAIALLTTLYGSLISNIICIPITDKLDAKLDGEDLNQTLIIDGIMQIRENKSPNLIREMLLAYLPEKARSELMDEAA, from the coding sequence ATGGATATTGCAACGCTTATCGGTATGGTCGCGGCAACAGGCGTCGTTCTGACCGCTATCCTCATGGGCGGAACACTGGGCCAGTTCATTGATATTCCATCCATCCTCATTGTTGTTGGAGGCGGACTGGCTGCGACCTTGATCCGTTTCACATTAGGCGGCATCGGTGGAGCCATCATAACCGGTGGCAAGGTTGCATTCAGCGGCAAAGCAGCCAACCCAAGAGAAATGATTGAGAAGATCACCGAACTCGCCGACGTAGCTCGCAAGAGCGGCCCATTGGGCCTTGAAGGCGTTGACGTTGAAAATCCGGTGCTCGCCAAAGGCGTCCAGTTCATTGCCGACGGATACGAACCGAACTTCATTCGTGAAAGCATGGAACGCGAGCGCGATCTTTATATTGAACGGCTGCAGGAAGGCAAACGCTTCTACAAACAGCTGGGAGATGCGGCTCCGGCGTTCGGCATGATCGGAACTCTGGTTGGTCTGGTGCAGATGTTGGCCGCCATGGATGACCCCTCAGCCATTGGCCCTGCCATGGCGATTGCCCTTTTGACCACGCTTTATGGTTCCCTTATTTCCAACATCATCTGCATTCCGATCACCGACAAGCTTGATGCAAAACTGGATGGGGAAGACCTCAACCAGACCCTGATCATCGACGGCATCATGCAGATTCGTGAAAATAAAAGTCCGAACCTCATCCGCGAAATGTTGCTGGCCTATCTACCGGAAAAAGCCCGTAGCGAGCTTATGGACGAAGCAGCGTAA
- a CDS encoding KpsF/GutQ family sugar-phosphate isomerase translates to MFTQLPGEKLSPIKSAQNTIDNEIEGLCTLREALNGPLKAPFQKAISLIQEARGRVIVTGMGKSGHIGRKISATMASTGTPSFFVHPGEASHGDLGMIRDMDVVLAMSWSGETAELASIISYTRRFKVPLIGMSANENSTLGTQSDVHLCLPKVQEACPHGLAPTTSCILQLAMGDTLSIALLESHGFTAHDFKIFHPGGSLGASLQYVRDIMHTGDALPLITAETRMSEVILIMSQKGFGCVGVIDQDGQLSGMVTDGDLRRNLSDDLLTKPVCDVMTKNPKTLTPDILVPTAIEMLHSAAIMSIFVVENKRPVGLVHMHDFLRAGVA, encoded by the coding sequence ATGTTTACCCAGTTGCCTGGCGAGAAGTTATCGCCAATAAAATCAGCCCAAAATACCATTGATAATGAAATCGAAGGACTCTGCACCTTACGAGAAGCCCTCAATGGGCCGTTGAAAGCTCCTTTTCAAAAAGCGATTTCACTCATTCAGGAAGCCAGAGGACGTGTCATTGTCACCGGGATGGGAAAAAGCGGTCACATAGGACGCAAAATATCGGCAACGATGGCTTCTACCGGTACACCATCCTTTTTTGTCCACCCTGGTGAAGCCAGTCACGGAGATTTGGGCATGATCCGCGACATGGATGTGGTGCTGGCCATGTCCTGGTCTGGAGAAACGGCAGAGTTAGCGAGCATCATATCCTATACCCGTCGCTTCAAGGTGCCGCTAATCGGCATGTCCGCCAACGAGAACAGCACACTAGGCACCCAGTCCGATGTTCATTTGTGCCTCCCCAAGGTGCAGGAAGCCTGCCCGCATGGCCTGGCTCCAACCACGTCCTGCATTTTGCAGTTGGCGATGGGAGACACACTGTCCATCGCGCTGTTGGAGAGTCATGGATTTACGGCTCATGATTTCAAGATTTTCCATCCGGGAGGCAGCTTGGGTGCCAGCTTGCAATATGTGCGCGATATTATGCACACCGGCGATGCTCTGCCGCTGATCACCGCAGAAACGCGCATGAGCGAAGTGATCCTGATCATGTCACAAAAAGGATTTGGCTGCGTTGGCGTCATCGATCAAGACGGTCAGCTCTCGGGCATGGTCACGGATGGTGACTTGCGACGCAATCTCAGCGATGACTTGCTGACAAAACCTGTCTGTGACGTCATGACGAAAAATCCCAAAACCCTGACGCCGGACATTCTTGTACCAACGGCCATCGAAATGCTGCATAGTGCAGCCATCATGTCGATCTTCGTGGTTGAAAACAAGCGTCCGGTTGGCCTTGTTCATATGCATGACTTCTTGCGCGCTGGCGTTGCCTGA
- a CDS encoding outer membrane beta-barrel protein — protein sequence MRQHFISSLLIAACLPLSPAMGQQIVASSSANSEETPSENAQSTQLTQTSVTAAQTTQALRSSEDAVAKGFSAWNSNFAGQQENTAVGSVETGTASAEERQQGDERKTADQVGPYEPTGLRLGSFLLYPSLTLWGKYTDNVDKADDGEVGRTVSPEVELRLQSDWDRHSLSVTGRASVESYDAPVRTPELSEQLDGELRLDVADETKLALKGAFDQSQEDSNSVELNASGSSATIETSYSAGATLDQEMGSVNVQLRGSLAANRFENEESRNYDTYRLGMRVGLPLTDQLEPFVDGEYSQRRYDDSGNKQNGDSLRGAIGIKLANREKFSGELSAGIISWEPVAAGQADDAALFVSANVVWSPNVLCTIRGGLETNMTSTATPARSVATHSFSLAADYDVLRNLQLTASGNVSHESYNGTGRSDWVFDTTLNATYSFNRNVQFIASIDRAQRDSNRVGEDYVAHTVRVGLKLQH from the coding sequence ATGCGGCAGCATTTTATCTCCAGCCTTCTTATTGCAGCATGCTTGCCGCTGTCACCAGCTATGGGACAACAGATTGTTGCGTCCTCTTCAGCAAATTCTGAAGAGACCCCTTCGGAAAACGCTCAGTCTACTCAGCTCACTCAGACATCTGTAACAGCCGCGCAGACTACGCAGGCTCTGCGCTCAAGCGAAGATGCTGTGGCAAAAGGCTTCTCGGCATGGAATTCCAATTTTGCCGGGCAACAGGAAAATACCGCAGTGGGATCGGTGGAAACTGGCACGGCTTCAGCCGAAGAGCGCCAGCAGGGGGATGAGCGCAAGACGGCAGATCAAGTTGGCCCCTATGAACCAACCGGACTGCGCCTTGGGTCATTTCTCTTGTACCCCTCTCTCACGCTTTGGGGCAAATACACAGACAATGTGGACAAAGCAGACGATGGCGAAGTCGGACGTACCGTTTCGCCAGAGGTTGAATTGCGGCTGCAATCTGATTGGGACCGTCATTCTCTCTCTGTTACAGGGCGGGCCAGTGTTGAATCTTATGACGCTCCTGTAAGGACACCCGAGCTCAGCGAGCAGCTTGATGGTGAATTGCGGCTGGATGTAGCAGACGAAACCAAATTGGCCTTGAAGGGCGCCTTTGACCAGTCTCAGGAAGACAGCAATAGCGTTGAGCTGAATGCTTCGGGGAGTTCAGCAACGATTGAAACCTCCTATTCGGCAGGTGCGACGCTCGATCAGGAAATGGGCAGCGTGAATGTTCAGTTGCGTGGCTCTTTAGCTGCCAATCGCTTCGAGAATGAAGAGAGCCGGAATTATGATACCTATCGGCTCGGTATGCGCGTTGGACTGCCATTGACCGATCAGCTGGAGCCGTTTGTCGATGGTGAATATTCACAGCGGCGATATGATGACAGCGGTAACAAGCAAAATGGCGACAGTTTGCGCGGAGCCATTGGCATCAAACTGGCCAACAGGGAAAAATTCTCTGGCGAGCTTTCAGCAGGTATTATCTCGTGGGAACCAGTCGCCGCCGGACAAGCGGATGACGCCGCTCTGTTTGTGAGCGCAAATGTCGTTTGGTCACCCAATGTGCTCTGTACTATCCGTGGTGGGCTGGAAACCAACATGACCTCTACGGCAACTCCGGCAAGGAGTGTGGCCACACATAGCTTCAGTCTTGCTGCCGATTATGATGTGCTTCGCAATTTGCAACTCACCGCGAGCGGGAATGTCTCTCACGAGAGCTATAATGGCACTGGCCGCAGTGACTGGGTTTTCGATACCACGTTGAATGCAACCTATTCGTTCAACCGCAATGTCCAGTTTATTGCCAGCATCGACCGTGCTCAACGGGATAGCAACCGAGTGGGTGAGGACTATGTTGCCCACACCGTTCGCGTCGGTTTGAAGTTGCAGCACTAA